One stretch of Lysobacter sp. TY2-98 DNA includes these proteins:
- a CDS encoding Imm41 family immunity protein — MDAYTVIARNHPWSGEFDETSFRACLYEDATWSQDEYWKVEWALFQLVGAVGSDPELRRRAFRLFSATFSLLAAHLDPNDVYTIKNMEPEKLYEAKERLQ; from the coding sequence ATGGATGCCTACACGGTAATTGCGAGAAACCACCCGTGGTCCGGCGAGTTCGACGAAACTTCCTTCAGGGCATGTCTATACGAGGATGCAACCTGGTCACAGGACGAGTACTGGAAAGTGGAATGGGCGCTGTTTCAACTTGTCGGCGCGGTCGGCTCCGATCCGGAGCTACGCCGACGAGCATTTCGGCTCTTCAGCGCTACTTTCAGCCTCTTAGCTGCACACCTCGATCCGAACGATGTCTACACAATCAAAAACATGGAGCCCGAGAAGCTCTACGAGGCTAAAGAGCGGCTTCAGTAG